In Cupriavidus basilensis, the following proteins share a genomic window:
- a CDS encoding head GIN domain-containing protein, whose protein sequence is MTRINLPCAAWLASASFAGAALAQPSTVVINQSGISASGTSGSSVVVVNGQVVTSHDATKGGGPEKTEQRMVGAFSGVQLNAPADVVFSVARAYSVSITGPEDILALVLTSLDDGKLTIGLSAPVVLAAPLRVAITGPSLQAVSIPGAGTLRASGLHEASIDLRLSGSGSIVAEGTVGSVRAAISGSGEVDASALRAQRLDAQLSGSGRILGYASDAASVALTGSGDIIVAGKPHQRAVSRTGSGQVSFE, encoded by the coding sequence CGCCAGCTTTGCCGGCGCGGCGCTGGCTCAGCCAAGCACCGTGGTTATCAACCAGAGCGGCATTTCTGCCTCGGGCACGTCCGGGAGCAGTGTCGTCGTCGTCAATGGCCAGGTGGTGACGTCCCATGACGCCACCAAGGGAGGCGGCCCCGAGAAGACCGAGCAGCGCATGGTCGGCGCGTTCTCCGGCGTGCAGCTCAATGCGCCGGCCGATGTGGTGTTCTCGGTTGCGCGCGCCTACTCCGTTTCCATCACCGGCCCCGAGGACATCCTGGCGCTGGTGCTCACCAGCCTGGACGATGGCAAGCTGACAATCGGCCTGAGCGCGCCAGTCGTGCTCGCGGCGCCGCTCAGGGTGGCCATTACCGGGCCCTCGCTCCAGGCAGTCAGCATTCCCGGCGCCGGCACCCTGCGGGCGTCCGGCTTGCACGAGGCATCCATCGACCTGCGTCTGTCCGGTTCCGGCTCGATCGTGGCCGAGGGCACCGTGGGCAGCGTGCGCGCCGCCATCTCCGGCTCTGGCGAGGTGGATGCCAGCGCCTTGCGCGCGCAGCGGCTGGACGCGCAGCTCAGCGGCTCGGGCCGCATCCTCGGCTACGCGTCGGATGCGGCCAGCGTGGCGCTGACGGGATCCGGCGACATCATCGTGGCCGGCAAGCCGCACCAGCGCGCCGTCAGCCGGACCGGTTCCGGCCAGGTATCTTTCGAGTAG